The genomic region TAGAATTTAGAAAGGGAAATTGAGCTTCGTCTTGTAACGAAAATGATAAGAATAGAATTCCCAGCTTTGAAGAGTAACATAACTGATTAACAGCTCTACAACCCTTGGCCAAGTACCATAAGATACCATAAGATCTTTGTAGTCATTTTGGAATTGATTAACTTTTTcactaaataattataattaataacaatttttaaaaataaacaaaacacaagaaatttttaaaaagaacttgtaacaACTATTTTCACTAAAGAATTCTAATTAATAACAATTTGATTCGACCATaaggaagattacaaagaaaaccTAATTCACTGTACCAACATGTAAAGACCTAATTATCAACATCATAAGGGCGCCgcattttatgagtgaataagtttttctcacataatgaatttattatttatttaagtttaaaaTATAAAGACGGATATGAAATAGCTCAGGTATTTCCACTTTCAAAATAGAACCTGGACCAGAACAATTTAGTCCGAGTCACTAAACATCAATTGATTCTTCTGCAGTTCGTTCGAATCTCTCCTTGCGTTCCAGTAAGTGGTTTGGTGTTTCCCATCCTCACCATTGCCGCCGCAAAATCAGTGAAAAATGCTTGCTGATCGGTGCTGTATGTTGTCACGTGAGCATCTGCAGAACCTCCGTTAATTAATTCCTGATCGGAGTGGATCAGatctcaaatttttgtaataagtgTTGTCAAAACCATTAGCAGTCAAAGAGTCCAGGGGTGCGAGGTTGAAGTCACCAGGACCACTGTTGAAGGGACAATTTTCCTGCAAAGAAGCTGCAAATTCCTTGTCTATGTTCGATTCATTGTAGATCCGACTTCTAAAGAATTGACAACTGGCTTGACCAATCGTATGAGCTCCTACAGGTACACATTAAGCTAAGATAAGATTCTTCAATTAAGTAATCGGTACGGCTTTCTTGTCAAGGAAAATAGACGGTAGTTAAGTCGCTTACCTGAAAGAGCAACCATATCCTCCGCAGAAAGTCCTTGGGCTTGGAATGCTGAGATGAGAGAAGTAAGGCTCGAAAAGGGCCCTGGAAGGTTGTTGTTTGCATCATTCAGACTAGCAGTCCTCGAATCTCGCCTTCCAAGCATTACAGTCCAGCTTGGACCTCCCAACTAGTAATTACAAACACAAATTTAGAATGTCTGTATGTAAGTAAATAGGGAACGACTTATAGGTAAAAGTCCCGAATAATAATTACTTGGACAACCGAGTCGCGAGTGGCTACTGCCAGAATATCAGCACAGGATACAACTCCACTGCAAACATTCTCAACTTGGGTCTTTATATTATCTATCACCTCGAATCCCTTTAGTGAATTGGCATTGGCTCCAGCACTTTTCTCTCCTGTGAAAGTCGGGGTGTCGTCCAGGAGAACAGATCCATCGCAACCGTGAAAACCGCATCCAAACCCAAAACGAACACCATGTTAACATAGTCGCATTGCCCAAGAGAAGTGATAAAAGGAAATGAGGAAACAAGAGTTGAAAAAAATGTATTACGTTAACAAAACAGTCGTGAAATTGAAGGCGTAGAAGAGAAGCTCCCATTCTGGGTTCTTGATCCAGCGTTTCCTTTATTGCGGCTTTGACTATAGGCAATGCCTGCGGACACGCCTCGTCATAAAAGTTTGGAGCAAGGTGAGCATACACCGCGCTCCACCACAACATTGAGGCGATAAAGAATAATGATGCCCAACTCTTATTTACCTTCCACGTCGAGCAGGCCACGGCAGCTTTGACTGTCGAATGAAGGCGTGATTGTGATACTGACGTAGAGAGCTGTATAAGGGAGGAAAGTGAATACGAAGTTCTAGATAATGGAGGATACTGAATTTATATACCTCAATATGACTGCTATATCATTGTGAAACAAACGCATTCATTAGGCTTCGACGGATGTTCCGCGTTTACCAGGCGGTGAATGTTCATTCCGTTTCGCAACTGATTCCGTGTATGTTACTACTATTCATAGCTTTAACAAGTTTGTGGAATTTGCCATTTGTACCTATATTCGTGGAGGCCCTTGTTCCAACTCTACATATACGTTGTTTTTTAATGAACGGATGGTTGTTTTTCACTACTACATAGAGGGGAGGTTTAAGACGTTAATTTAAGACAAAATATTCATTTCGTCTTAAACACATATTTTATATTTAatctatatttttaattatttaattatctcgAATTAAGACAATAAAATAAAACTGTTTTCCCTCTCTTTTCATCTCGACGCTCAATCATCTGCCCGCTTCTCTGCTCCCGCAGGCGGCAGCGGCATGTAGTTATCAACGCAGAAGGATTAGGGGGTTTAATTTGATCTGCAAACTCTACCCATATTTTCCCATCAGCTTCACTGACAGCATAATTTGTGTAGGGCTTTTCCGTAGATGGCACTGGCATAGCTACTGCAATCTCCATCTTTTCCCTTAGTTGGATAGCCCACTTATTGCAAACTCTGCCCATATTATCCCATCGGCCTCTACTGCTTACTATCACCAGCTAAGACAGAGGCAGGTTCGTGTATCTACAAGAAATTTCTCTTTTGGTAGGGTTCtgtaatgtttttattttttagcCGATAGGCTCTAAGTGGGAGCTT from Cryptomeria japonica chromosome 3, Sugi_1.0, whole genome shotgun sequence harbors:
- the LOC131045687 gene encoding peroxidase P7-like, translating into MNIHRLVNAEHPSKPNECLSTSVSQSRLHSTVKAAVACSTWKVNKSWASLFFIASMLWWSAVYAHLAPNFYDEACPQALPIVKAAIKETLDQEPRMGASLLRLQFHDCFVNGCDGSVLLDDTPTFTGEKSAGANANSLKGFEVIDNIKTQVENVCSGVVSCADILAVATRDSVVQLGGPSWTVMLGRRDSRTASLNDANNNLPGPFSSLTSLISAFQAQGLSAEDMVALSGAHTIGQAQCFTFRNRIYQESNIDPVFAQSLQATCPRDDGVGSSNLSPFDIVNPNVFDNNYFKDLVASKGLLHSDQALLNGRDATFTQDQVALYSNDQTAFFTDFQVSMVNMGNIKPLTGTDGEIRKDCRKPN